The Vampirovibrio chlorellavorus genome includes the window TGGAATCTGGGCTACGTGACTGACCCCCGTTATCTCAGCTTTGATGTGTTCGGAGGTCTGTTTTCCGGGGATCTGTTCAGCTTGCTGATTCGGACCCTGCTGGTGGTGGGCACCTTGATGGTGCTTTTGTTCACCCGCACCTATGTGGACAAAAAGGCGGAAGTCCCCGGTGAGTATTATGTTTTGCTGTTGTCTGCCCTTCTGGGAGGCATGATGCTCAGTGGGGCCAAGGATCTGATCATGGTCTTTGTCTCTCTGGAAACACTGAGTATTTCTTCTTATATCCTGGTGGGTTATCTGCGGGGTAACGTACTCAGTGCGGAAGCCGGTCTCAAGTATCTGCTTTACGGTGGTATGGCCACTGCGATTCTTTTGTTTGGCTTTTCCATGCTCTACGGTTTGACCGGCAGTCTGGATTTCTCCGTGATGGCCAGCCATTTTGGGGCAGCGGCCAGTCAGGTGAATCCGATTGTCATTGCCATCATGCTGGCCACCATTGTGGGTGGCATCAGTTTCAAGTTGTCCGCCGCGCCTTTCCACATGTGGGCGCCTGATACCTACGAAGGTGCGCCCACCCCGGTTGTGGCTTTTCTCTCGGTGGTATCCAAAATTGCCGCATTCGCCTTTGCCATGCGGCTTTTTTCGACCGTGTTTGCCCACTTGCCCGCCTTGTCCGGCCTGATGATTGTCTTATCGGTGGTGTCCATGGTGATTGGTAACGTGGTTGCCTTGACCCAGAAAGACATCAAGCGCCTGCTCGCCTACAGTACAGTGGCTCACGTCGGTTACCTGCTGCTGGGCTTTGTGGTAATGAGTCCCGCCGGTTTATCCAGTATCGTTTACTACCTGATTACCTACTTGTTCATGAATCTGGGTGCCTTTGCCGTGGTTACCCATTTTGAGAACGAAACGGGTCGGGTGGACATTGGCGCTTACGCTGGTCTGGTTCGCAAGCGCCCGGCAATGACCTTTATTCTCAGCATTATGCTGTTATCGCTGGCGGGTATTCCCATTACCGCCGGATTTTTTGGCAAATTCTTCCTCTTTCAGGCCGTGGCCAACGCGGGTAGTCAGTACCTGTGGCTGGTGGTGGTGGCCCTGTTAACCAGTACGATCTCCCTGTACTACTACCTGAACGTGATTCGCCTGATGGTCATTGCCGAGCCCTCCGACGCGGTGGAGGCCTTGCCTGCCGAGGAGGCGGACAAGCGTTCCTTCAGTCAGGTGTCTTTTGTTTTCGCCCTCTGTCTGGCGGCTACCTTGGGTCTGGGTGTCTTTGCTGAGCCCATGATGGCATTCTCCGGGATGGCCATTCAGGCCATGACCGAAAATTCCGCATTGAACGCCAATGCCAGCGCTCAGCCGGTGAAAGTCATGATGATTCGTCCCGGCGGTCGTTAAGAAGATCTCTTGGATTGAAATGCTCAATGGAAAGAAGTCGGTGGTTCAGCCGACTTCTTTTTTTGATGCAACCGTTTGAGGCAACCGTAAGTGGTGCTGGCTGTCGTTTTTTCTAGTCCAGCGCTTCCTGCCGCCAGTTTTGAACTGCTGCCATGCTGCGCTGAACATAGAGCTGGTTTCTGGCTTTTTTGTTTTTCCGGGGAAAGGAACCCTCTGGTAATTCCGGGAGGATGCCCCAGTTGCTGTTAATGGGTTGAAAGTTCTGGTGAATGGCTTCCGGACGGGTGATATAGCGCAGCAATGCGCCCAGCATAGTCTCCGCGGGGGGAATAACGGCTTGCTGTCCCTGGTGCAGGCGGGCAATGTTTATTGCGGCAAACATGCCTGTGGCCACGGATTCCGTGTATCCTTCCGTGCCTGTGAGCTGGCCGGCAAATAAAATGTGCGGATGTTCCCTGAGCTGGAGCGTGGGCAGCAGCACTTCGGGGCTGTGGATGTAGGTATTACGGTGCATTACACCGTAGCGCACCACGTTGGCTTCGGCCAACCCGGGGATCATCTGTATCATTTGCTTTTGGGTGCCCCATTTCAAATTGGTCTGGAAACCCACCATGTTGTACAAGGTGCCCTCGGCGTTGTCCTGTCGCAGTTGCACCACGGCATAAGGCCAGCGTCCGGTGCGGGGATTGGTGATACCCACGGGTTTCATGGGCCCGTAGCGGAGTGTTTGCGGACCACGGGCGGCCATGATCTCTACCGGCATACAGCTTTCAAAAAAGCAGGCGGATTCTTTCTCAAAGGTTTTCAGTTCTGTTTTCTCACCGTTCAGCAAAATATCTACCAGGGCTTCATAATCCGCTTTCTCCAGGGGACAGTTGATGTAGCTGCCCGGGTCCTCGGTTTTGCCTTCCGCACCGGCGTTGTATCGGTCCTGAAAGAAGGCGATGTCAAAGTCGATAGAGTCCTTGGTGAGAATGGGCGCGGCGGCATCAAAGAAGTACAGTTGGTCTCGTTTGAGCCGCTTGGCAACGGCTTCCGCCAGTTCCGGTGAGGTCATGGGGCCGGTGGCAATCAGTACCCAGCCCTCATCCGGAATTTCCGTAACGTTCTGGCAGATGAAGTGAATCCGGGGATGGGCTTTGACGGTCTCGGTCACTTTCTGGGTAAAGGCTTCCCGATCCACGGCCAGGGCCTTGCCCGCCGGTACCGCCACAGCACGGGCGATTTTTAGCAATTCGCAATCCAGGGCGCTCATTTCATCTTTTAACAGGCCGCTCGCTGAGGCGCTTTCCTCATTATTGACCGAGCCAAAGCTGTTACTGCATACGATTTCCGCCAACGTTTTGCTGTGATGAGCGGGGGAACAATGTTCGGGCTTTTGGTCGTATAAAAAGACCTCGAATCCACGTTTGGCCAGTTGCAGAGCGGCTTCGCAACCTGCCAGTCCGGCGCCGATGATGTGTATGGGTTTTGTGGATGACACGGTGGCACTTTCTTTCTAGAGGATGTTAAAAAACGTTACTGTCATTGCGATAAAGATTTGTGAGAAGGCTGTGTCCTAATTATTTCAGTCATCAATATCGGTTATATGTTGAAGCTATTTTTTGGAACTCATTTTGGGAGGGGACGGGGTGAAGGGCGGTTTCACGGCTAAAACGCCGAGCAATCAGCATTAAAAGATTGTTTTTATTATTTTAGTGAATGTTTTGTTTTTGGATGTGGCTAACGATTCCTAGGAGAGAGATAAAAATGTTCACTGACAGTTTAGCAAAGGCGTGCCTGAGCTAGATACCCACTATTCTACTGGTAACAGGAGGAGAGAAAATCAATGGGGTTTGCAGCAAGTCAAGCAAGATATATGATGCTCACCGCTCGAAAGAGCGATCTGGAGCTTCAGGGCCAATTTATCAACCAGGCCAGAATGCAGCTGGCCAACGTGACGGGTGCTTTGTTTACCATCAGTTCCAATCTGGAGCCGGAGGGACCCGAGGCTCAGCAGATCCAGGCTCGTGTGGCGGCCATTCAGGCGATTGACAAGTCCCTGGAATTGCAGCTGCGTCGGGTGGATACCCAGCGGGAAGCCGTGCAGACGGAGATTGACGCGGTTCGTAAGGTGATCGGGAAAAACATCGAATCGACCTTCAAAACCTTCGGTTAAGACCCGTATTCTAAAGTCGGTTTACTTTTTTGGACGGCTGATAATCAGGCTGGAACAGATTTTCTACTGTCGCGTTTTACGCAAACATTATGCGTAAGGCCTCTAGTAATCACGATCAATTACGACCTTGCGATTAGCCGGGGCGGATAACACAGTTTGCAGTGCAGCAGGGTGCTTTTAACCCTGATTATGCTCGTTTGTGCGGATGCTGGCTGGTGGATTGCAATCCCATCATTTGCGGCCAGGCTTACCGGATGACGCACCGGGCGCCACTGGCGTGGGTTTTACGATTGATAATACGCTGGGCGCCGAGAATACCATTTTTGCCACCCGCTGTATGTCTTGCGGGGTCACCTGTTCAATAAGCGCTGGATAGGTTTTATCGAATTCATACCCGGCACCGACCACCTCGTAAAAGCCCAGATAATAGGCCTGGTTGATGTTGGTGTTGTGGGCCAGAGAGAAGCTGCCTCTTAGTTTGCTTTTGGCTTCGGCCAGTTCCTTGTCCGGCACCAGTTCGTTTTGCAGACGTGTAATCTCGTGGTTAAAGCCGTTTTGCACCCTGCTCAAATTGGCCGGATCGGTGCCAATGTAGGCCACAAATCGGCTTTTCTCTTCCCGGGATGGCAACATACTGCCCACCACGTAGGCCAGCCCCTGTTTTTCCCGTAAATCCACGAACAGGCGGGAACTCATCCCGGTGCCCAGCAGAGAGTTCAGCACCTTGAGGGCCACGTAGTCCTTTTGGGCCCGAATGGGAGGCACTAACCAGCTCTGGGCCAGCCAGGTGGCGGAGAGTTGCGGTTTTTCCTCAGTCACCGTCCGGCTTTCCGTAAGGGCTGGAACCGGCGCGGTACTGACCAGGCTGCGCTGGCAGCTGGTGCAGC containing:
- a CDS encoding NADH-quinone oxidoreductase subunit N, whose amino-acid sequence is MLFNNDLMRFMQENNMPLIAPEIILVLFILVSVYRLAVSKTLAERQEIWGYALLGLVMTLVMLGIHWNLGYVTDPRYLSFDVFGGLFSGDLFSLLIRTLLVVGTLMVLLFTRTYVDKKAEVPGEYYVLLLSALLGGMMLSGAKDLIMVFVSLETLSISSYILVGYLRGNVLSAEAGLKYLLYGGMATAILLFGFSMLYGLTGSLDFSVMASHFGAAASQVNPIVIAIMLATIVGGISFKLSAAPFHMWAPDTYEGAPTPVVAFLSVVSKIAAFAFAMRLFSTVFAHLPALSGLMIVLSVVSMVIGNVVALTQKDIKRLLAYSTVAHVGYLLLGFVVMSPAGLSSIVYYLITYLFMNLGAFAVVTHFENETGRVDIGAYAGLVRKRPAMTFILSIMLLSLAGIPITAGFFGKFFLFQAVANAGSQYLWLVVVALLTSTISLYYYLNVIRLMVIAEPSDAVEALPAEEADKRSFSQVSFVFALCLAATLGLGVFAEPMMAFSGMAIQAMTENSALNANASAQPVKVMMIRPGGR
- the trmFO gene encoding methylenetetrahydrofolate--tRNA-(uracil(54)-C(5))-methyltransferase (FADH(2)-oxidizing) TrmFO — protein: MSSTKPIHIIGAGLAGCEAALQLAKRGFEVFLYDQKPEHCSPAHHSKTLAEIVCSNSFGSVNNEESASASGLLKDEMSALDCELLKIARAVAVPAGKALAVDREAFTQKVTETVKAHPRIHFICQNVTEIPDEGWVLIATGPMTSPELAEAVAKRLKRDQLYFFDAAAPILTKDSIDFDIAFFQDRYNAGAEGKTEDPGSYINCPLEKADYEALVDILLNGEKTELKTFEKESACFFESCMPVEIMAARGPQTLRYGPMKPVGITNPRTGRWPYAVVQLRQDNAEGTLYNMVGFQTNLKWGTQKQMIQMIPGLAEANVVRYGVMHRNTYIHSPEVLLPTLQLREHPHILFAGQLTGTEGYTESVATGMFAAINIARLHQGQQAVIPPAETMLGALLRYITRPEAIHQNFQPINSNWGILPELPEGSFPRKNKKARNQLYVQRSMAAVQNWRQEALD